CGACGACGACCTCGCTCGCCATGAAAGGGTAGTCGAGGAGCAACACGAAGAAGAATGGGAACTTGACGAAGCACAGGATGAACTGAATAGCACTTTGGAGACAGACAAAGCCGCTACAAATCAAACGCCTGAGCAGCTAGCTGAATCGTTTCTCCGAAACTatccacaaccaccaccttATACGCCGACATCCAATCCAAGACTTCCGTATCCGGTGGTTCTTCCACAGCGACGGCCCAAGTCACGTAAACGAGGGTTCATCAGAGCGTATGCACCTGCACTAGAAGAATTCGGCATTGACCAGGCTATGTTCCTCGATTTCTTGGAAACATCCAATCGTGCTTGTCAGGCGACTCCGTGGTTACACGCCATCAACCTGGCAGGAATCGGCACTATGTTTTTGCCTAGTGCGATTGGAATAGCGGTTAGTATTGCCATCCAGCTGACAACTGATGTTGCGATAGCAATGGATGCGAGAAGAAAGTATGTCTTCTATCTTATACATAGGCATCAAATGGGAGTGTCGCTAATAGAGCACAGAACAAATTCATATTTTGACAAGATCAATGAAGAGGTGTTCCGCCCTCGTGGCCTCTACTGTCTACTCATGACATGGAAGCCAGAATCCTCATCGACGGTCACCAGCTTTGATCTCAACTCAACAGTTGCCACGTCACTGGACCATGGTGGGTCAGGGGCGTACAACAAAATGAAACACATGTTCAAGTCCTCGCACGGCAACACTTACGGGGATATGCCGTTCCCAGAAACCGCTCCTCTCATCTTCCCAGATCTCGACGAATTGGCTGCACAGGGTGTCGATGGTGAGGCCAGAATAAAGAGTGCGAAGTCGTCGCGCCGAGAATTTGTGGCGGATTATCTTGATCGGAGATCACAGGCTCAATTTGTAGGTTCATCTGATGACAATCTATACAACACGCTCTGACATTACCACCAGGAAATGGAACACCCCGATAATGCTTTGAACAAGGCGCCAAAGCCTCAATTCACTTCCCGCTACGCCGATCCTAGTCATCCAGCTAGCAGTGGATCGGCTCTCGGACTGATCACTGGCGGATATATTACCGGTGACCAACTTAGGGACCTTCGGGGCGGTCGGCGACGAGACAGGTTCGGTCGTGGCCTAGAATATGAACCACGGGGTATGCGAGGGAGCCCCATTGGGCCAGTGGGAGCTCTAGCAGCTACAGTACGCTCTATTAAAAATGGGCGGTCGCCGGATGAGCCTCACCAGAATCCTGGTGAAGGACCTCACGATGAAGAATATCGCAGACGATCTGGCGGCCGAGTGGGTTCACGTAGCCCGCGTGAGCGGCTGCAAAACCGAGGGGGCCCCATTGGCGGTATACAGAAATTCCTGAAGAGTGTAAGTTCTTGGATTCCAGCTCGCAGGTACCATTGCTAATCGACATATAGAACGTTTTGTACATGATGATCGTCAACCTACCgtcagaagaagagatggcGCAGGCCCGAGCCACCTTGCGGTTGTAGGGGTAATATGAGAATAGCGATCCTTGGCTAGAAATAGGAACAGCGATGGAAATTTAAACCTAGTTAATTATGATAATGAACTTTATGGCAAACGTTGATCTCTCCATCAGATAAGATATGACTGTAAGGCAGTACGTCATCTCCGCCGAAAGCGAGTGAACTCCCAAGCCCTAATCGTAGAACCTAAATAGAGACTCTTACAGATCCAATATAGAGCAGGGCTAATTTGTATACCCTATAGTATACCGAGCGAAGCCGGATTGGCCAGATCGTCTACGAATCTTGCTATTACTAGTAGCAATTCCGCCCCCACTTCTTACCTGGTCGAGGCCAGACTTATCCAGACTTATAAATACCCCTCCATAATCATTACCATGAGCCTTGTATCCCATTCACACACTCTCTAAGCATATAAACCCAGCCCCAAACCAACTGGACTACCTCCCCAAACCAGAAACTAAgccaaatccaccaccaaaatGGTCTTCAAAGCCCTCCTCTACATAACCCGCAAACCGGGCACCACCCCCACCGAATTCAAAACCCACTACGAAACCGTGCACCTGCCACTCATCCAAAAGCTCGCAGGCGCCGACTTCCCTCTCTCGCACAGACGTCTCTACCTTGCACGCCCCGCCCCCGGCGAGGACAACAGTTTCCCGGCGGCGGTGCTGATCGGCAACCAGGACGATTTCGCCTTCGATGCGATTGTGGAGTTGACGTTTACGGATGAGGCGGCGTTTAAGGTGTTTTTTACGCGGAGACAGGAGGCGGGGACCAAGGAGTTGGTGGATGCTGATGAGGAGAAGTTTTTGGATCAGACGAAGTTTAAGGcggttgttttgggggaGGTTCATGAGACTACTAGTTAGTTGGTGTAGTGTTATGGTTGTATATGAGGGAATTTGATAGTTATCAGAATGGCTATATTGAGGTAAAATACTTAAGGGTACAGGTGTGGAATCAGCCTTGTCTGGTGGTAGACCAATAATCAAGCTAGCAATGGTAGTAACGCAATAGCACCATCTTAGCGCCGTTGGTGTTTGAGGGTCCAGCTAAAATCATTTTAGCGCTGTTGGATTGTTTACCCAAACGGCCCCCACCTTCAGCTAGCAGTTTCTCTCCTGAAAATTTTTAATGGTTTGATCATCTTACGAGAGACCTCCATTCTGGTCAGTGGGTGCTGGCACCGGGCTCATTTCGCACGACCAGAAGCATCTGCCTCCACATAAGGATACGCAAGGAGTGTTATGAATATTTATAATGGTCGTGGGAACCACATGGTTCTCGTGTATGTTAATGAGCTTGGCAGCGCTTGTGATCttggcgagaagaagagccgAAGCCTATTTATGTTAGTACTTGCGGTTTGCTGCGGAATAATACAAGAAACTTCATGAAAGCTCTCTGGTGGAAGTTAGTAGCTCGGCTggtatactatatactaatGCTATACGGATGCGTATTAAATACAAAAATGTGTGTACAATGTTTTCAAAAGGCAGATCACCGCATTAAGGTATGTGAGCTCGAAATCGCGCAGGCAATGGTCATGAATCATTGAATATGTCAGAGATATTTACGCCAAACCAATGCTTCCTATGCTCTAGCTAGTATGCACGGTCCGGTAATTCCGAGCGCCACTCGGTGACCTCGCTTCCAGGCAACTCTTTCGGCGCTGGCGGGGGACGGGGAGGAGGCTGGCTCCATGGTGGTGGTACCTGCGCAAATGTTGGCTCTACCGCCGGTATTGACCTGTTTCGTGACTGAGACTGGCGATATTTGAGATAAGCGAGCACCGCAAGCAGTGCGATAGCTGGAACGCCGATGCCAACTCCAATACCAAGGCCTACTTTGGCGGATGGATCGAGGCCAGAGTTAGACGACGATGCTTGGGAGGTCTCGGTGGCTGAGGTCTCTGATGGAGCAGATGTAGTAGTGCttgttgatgagcttgttgATTTGGATTCGGATGTAGAAGTTGCTGTAAACGAAGTTGAAGTACTCGTGGCCCGTGGTTTGTCGGTGATATTAAAGTAATTTGATGTGAGTCTGAATCCCGAACTTGTCGGATTGGCGTTGAtccagaaaaagaatatgGGCGAGTCTTCAAGTTTGGCGCCGTATGTTTGTACCTTCCATGTAAAATTTGTGACTCCGATGTCCTGAATCTGGGCTTCATATTTCGTCTTCATGTCAGTGCGATTCAGTCCCCCCGTGAGCATAACCatgaacaaaaaaaaaaaaaaaaaaaatgacaCGTACTATAGATATCACCCAAACTATATGCTGTTTCCTCCCCGAGACTCTGATGCCAAATAGATATGTTGAACGTAGTCCAGGTTGTCATCCATGAGATCACTTGCTGCTCCCCAAGGACCCAGACGGGATTCTCAGCCGAATTGGCGGCCGGTGGATTGATAAATCTGTTGTTACTTGCCCCATCTCCCTGCGCGATAGCTATCTCTGCTCCATATAATAGAACTATCAAGCATATACGCAAAAATGCGCCGGGGAGCCTGCGACCGTTCATGGTGGCTCACAGGAGCGGAGAGAGTGGGAGGAAGATCGTTTAGATGAAGAACCGGGGAGAGAGGGGATTGAATCCTTAGGCGCTTAGAGTCCTGTCGGTTCCCAGGTGCAATCTCCGAACGCGTGCGGCCTTGGAGGGAATAACCGCCCAAAACTAGCATCTGCAGGGTGACTGCATTAGTGGTGTTAAAGAATGGCTTAGTAGAGACTCGAGCCAAGCTAGGGCTCGCATGGTTGGTGGTCATTGGCTACTAACGGGATGGCCAAGCCTCCGGCCTACGGGCTAATCCGCGCAAGCGCCATCGTCGAGAATGTTGGTCAACTTAACCCTATCAGAATGGGTTTAAGAGGGCCCCTGCATTTTAGCTGAGGCACGAAAGATTAGCGACGTGTCAGATGCACTATGTATGGCCTTTTTGATAAGATTGGCTTGGAAAATCCACTGCTTTCCACCAATCATAATGTGCGTGCTTAGCGTGATTTAGAGCACCATGTTTTTCTACGCAGAGATAAGGGAATATACAAGAGAGTTATAGAAAAGTGACACAGTGATCGTGGTCTCTCCTGTCAGTATACGCGGAATATTATATATGATACTATACATCGGTCCCCTTGAGGTTTTTATATCCAACCAGTCTTCGTCACTGTGATATGCAATGCTATCGGTCTCTAGACTCATATATACCCTGGAAACGGAGCTATGCACCTCAGCCACCCATGCTAGCTAGCAATACCGACCAAGCCCCACATCTTGCTGAGCACCCCTGCTCGTAGGAGCCAAACAAAGGGCCAAAAGAACTTTTTTGGCCCCAACATGCGTGACCTCATATCCAAGAGCCGGCATAGACTCCGTATTCCTTCCTCGGTTAGATCAACACGCGAGCATTGCTAGCTGGGCCCACGGGTGGGTCTCAGTAGTAAAATGGGCTCATCCGACAACAGATGGAATGGGCCGTGTTGGCAGTTTATCGCAGTGACGGAATCAGAAGAAATCGCAACCATCGCCTCACGGCGACTAAAGCATTCCATCGCCCGATTGAACAGGCTGAGAAGTAGCAGCGAACGCTTGAAGCTGCTTTTTCAGAATCACATCCCAGTCCCGTCGTCTCCCAAGATGAATGCTGTGAATACTCGGTCTTTCATAATTGAATAACGATTTACGCGCATAAATGGTTGCTGATCTCAGGAAATCGGTCGTTTTCGTCGTCAATATCATTGGATTACGTCCAAACGCGCCCGCCAAATCATCAATTCGACAGGTGGATAGTTTGGATCCCAGTTCCATAAAGCCCACGAGAAAGGGGGATTGCCCGTTATATTTCGGACCAGTGGTGAGAATAAATAGACACTGTCGGAGAACCTTGACAGTGCTATTGTCAGAACATACTCTATTCATAGGCTGCAGGCGAAACTGCAAGACTAAGGAAGCTATTACGATATGGCCACGCTTGTCCTGTCTGCTAGCCAGCCTGACGAAAAAGCCCTCTCGAAATACCATATGGTCATCAACCGGTTGCAAACTGTAATACCCTACACCGGTGAGCTTACTACAAGTGTCTCAATCTGCAGAGTATGGACATGGCCCTGAGCTGTTGCCGATAGCTTCTCGTCTGTTCCGGCA
This DNA window, taken from Aspergillus flavus chromosome 5, complete sequence, encodes the following:
- a CDS encoding EthD domain-containing protein; translation: MVFKALLYITRKPGTTPTEFKTHYETVHLPLIQKLAGADFPLSHRRLYLARPAPGEDNSFPAAVLIGNQDDFAFDAIVELTFTDEAAFKVFFTRRQEAGTKELVDADEEKFLDQTKFKAVVLGEVHETTS